A single genomic interval of Pseudorca crassidens isolate mPseCra1 chromosome 19, mPseCra1.hap1, whole genome shotgun sequence harbors:
- the SAMD14 gene encoding sterile alpha motif domain-containing protein 14 isoform X1: protein MASSKLREPADEVFDLDLAVPETVRLDSSLHKARAQLLAKGRRHRPSRSRLRDSASSAEDGEGSDGPGGKVTDGCGSPLHRLRSPLHSGPGSPAGSSFCLEPPGLRRSLDEDEPPPSPLARYRPLHNAASHEGLAAASCSPPRSAPSSDSSPSFVRRHPRAEPHSEDDSRDASPPEPASPTIGLDKKTRRKFLDLGVTLRRASTSKSRKEKGSNRLSMGSRESVEGSGRSGGSPFLPFSWFTDSGKGSACAGSTTSPACSPKHERFSPKKSASQESTLSDDSTPPSSSPKIPSGPRQAAKCSYPYHTLSQSSDEFLDEPLPTIYHWTSQQVGQWLHSLNLEQYAAEFAARQVDGPQLLQLDGSKLKSLGLSNSHDRALVKRKLKELAAAAEKERKAQEKAARQREKLRRREQTAKRS from the exons ATGGCTTCTTCAAAGCTCCGAGAACCTGCGGATGAGGTTTTCG ACCTGGACTTGGCTGTGCCAGAGACCGTCAGACTGGACAGCAGTTTACACAAGGCCCGAGCCCAGCTACTGGCCAAGGGCCGGAGACACAGGCCCTCCCGCTCGAGGCTTCGGGACAGTGCCAGCTCTGCAGAGGATGGTGAAGGCTCCGATGGGCCCGGAGGCAAG GTGACCGATGGCTGCGGGAGCCCCCTGCACCGGCTGCGCTCACCTCTGCACTCGGGCCCGGGGTCCCCAGCCGGGAgctccttctgcctggagccCCCGGGGTTGCGGCGCAGCCTGGACGAGGACGAGCCGCCGCCCTCGCCGCTCGCACGCTACCGACCCCTGCACAACGCCGCCTCGCACGAGGGCCTGGCCGCCGCCTCCTGCTCGCCGCCGCGCTCCGCGCCCTCGTCTGACAGCTCGCCCAGCTTCGTGCGCCGCCATCCCCGCGCCGAGCCGCACAGCGAAG ATGACAGCCGGGATGCCAGCCCACCTGAGCCCGCCAGCCCTACCATCGGCCTGGATAAGAAGACTCGCCGCAAGTTCCTGGACCTGGG GGTCACCTTACGCCGAGCCTCCACTAGCAAGAGCCGGAAGGAGAAGGGCAGCAACCGTCTGTCCATGGGCAGCAG GGAGTCGGTGGAGGGGTCCGGCAGGTCAGGGGGCTCCCCGTTCCTGCCCttttcctggttcacagacagtGGCAAGGGCTCGGCGTGTGCTGGCAGCACCACCTCCCCGGCCTGCTCCCCTAAACACGAGCGCTTCAGCCCTAAGAAGTCAGCTTCTCAG GAATCCACTCTGAGTGATGACTCCACACCCCCCAGCAGCAGCCCCAAGATTCCAAGTGGTCCCCGGCAGGCGGCCAAGTGTTCCTACCCCTACCACACACTGTCCCAGTCTTCGGATGAG TTTCTGGATGAACCTCTCCCCACCATCTACCACTGGACCAGTCAGCAGGTGGGCCAGTGGCTGCACAGCCTCAACCTGGAGCAGTACGCTGCTGAGTTTGCTGCGAGGCAGGTGGATGGGCCGCAGCTACTGCAGCTGGATGGAAGCAAACTGAAG AGCCTGGGGCTCAGCAACTCACATGACCGGGCGCTAGTGAAGCGGAAGTTGAAGGAGCTGGCAGCGGCCGCTGAGAAGGAGCGCAAGGCCCAGGAGAAGGCTGCGCGGCAGCGTGAGAAGCTCCGGCGCAGGGAGCAGACGGCCAAGAGGAGCTAG
- the SAMD14 gene encoding sterile alpha motif domain-containing protein 14 isoform X2, giving the protein MTDAGDLDLAVPETVRLDSSLHKARAQLLAKGRRHRPSRSRLRDSASSAEDGEGSDGPGGKVTDGCGSPLHRLRSPLHSGPGSPAGSSFCLEPPGLRRSLDEDEPPPSPLARYRPLHNAASHEGLAAASCSPPRSAPSSDSSPSFVRRHPRAEPHSEDDSRDASPPEPASPTIGLDKKTRRKFLDLGVTLRRASTSKSRKEKGSNRLSMGSRESVEGSGRSGGSPFLPFSWFTDSGKGSACAGSTTSPACSPKHERFSPKKSASQESTLSDDSTPPSSSPKIPSGPRQAAKCSYPYHTLSQSSDEFLDEPLPTIYHWTSQQVGQWLHSLNLEQYAAEFAARQVDGPQLLQLDGSKLKSLGLSNSHDRALVKRKLKELAAAAEKERKAQEKAARQREKLRRREQTAKRS; this is encoded by the exons ACCTGGACTTGGCTGTGCCAGAGACCGTCAGACTGGACAGCAGTTTACACAAGGCCCGAGCCCAGCTACTGGCCAAGGGCCGGAGACACAGGCCCTCCCGCTCGAGGCTTCGGGACAGTGCCAGCTCTGCAGAGGATGGTGAAGGCTCCGATGGGCCCGGAGGCAAG GTGACCGATGGCTGCGGGAGCCCCCTGCACCGGCTGCGCTCACCTCTGCACTCGGGCCCGGGGTCCCCAGCCGGGAgctccttctgcctggagccCCCGGGGTTGCGGCGCAGCCTGGACGAGGACGAGCCGCCGCCCTCGCCGCTCGCACGCTACCGACCCCTGCACAACGCCGCCTCGCACGAGGGCCTGGCCGCCGCCTCCTGCTCGCCGCCGCGCTCCGCGCCCTCGTCTGACAGCTCGCCCAGCTTCGTGCGCCGCCATCCCCGCGCCGAGCCGCACAGCGAAG ATGACAGCCGGGATGCCAGCCCACCTGAGCCCGCCAGCCCTACCATCGGCCTGGATAAGAAGACTCGCCGCAAGTTCCTGGACCTGGG GGTCACCTTACGCCGAGCCTCCACTAGCAAGAGCCGGAAGGAGAAGGGCAGCAACCGTCTGTCCATGGGCAGCAG GGAGTCGGTGGAGGGGTCCGGCAGGTCAGGGGGCTCCCCGTTCCTGCCCttttcctggttcacagacagtGGCAAGGGCTCGGCGTGTGCTGGCAGCACCACCTCCCCGGCCTGCTCCCCTAAACACGAGCGCTTCAGCCCTAAGAAGTCAGCTTCTCAG GAATCCACTCTGAGTGATGACTCCACACCCCCCAGCAGCAGCCCCAAGATTCCAAGTGGTCCCCGGCAGGCGGCCAAGTGTTCCTACCCCTACCACACACTGTCCCAGTCTTCGGATGAG TTTCTGGATGAACCTCTCCCCACCATCTACCACTGGACCAGTCAGCAGGTGGGCCAGTGGCTGCACAGCCTCAACCTGGAGCAGTACGCTGCTGAGTTTGCTGCGAGGCAGGTGGATGGGCCGCAGCTACTGCAGCTGGATGGAAGCAAACTGAAG AGCCTGGGGCTCAGCAACTCACATGACCGGGCGCTAGTGAAGCGGAAGTTGAAGGAGCTGGCAGCGGCCGCTGAGAAGGAGCGCAAGGCCCAGGAGAAGGCTGCGCGGCAGCGTGAGAAGCTCCGGCGCAGGGAGCAGACGGCCAAGAGGAGCTAG
- the PDK2 gene encoding pyruvate dehydrogenase kinase, isozyme 2 isoform X5, translating into MEFLDKDPEDHRTLSQFTDALVTIRNRHNDVVPTMAQGVLEYKDAYGDDPVSNQNIQYFLDRFYLSRISIRMLINQHTLIFDGSTNPAHPKHIGSIDPNCSVSEVVKDAYDMAKLLCDKYYMASPDLEIQEINASNSKQPIHMVCVPSHLYHMLFELFKNAMRATVESHESSLTLPPLKVMVALGEEDLSIKMSDRGGGVPLRKIERLFSYMYSTAPTPQPGTGGTPLAGFGYGLPISRLYAKYFQGDLQLFSMEGFGTDAVIYLKALSTDSVERLPVYNKSAWRHYQTIQEAGDWCVPSTEPKNTSTYRVS; encoded by the exons ATGGAGTTCCTGGACAAGGACCCTGAGGACCATCGGACCTTGAGCCA GTTCACCGACGCCCTGGTCACCATCCGGAACCGCCACAATGACGTGGTGCCCACCATGGCGCAGGGCGTGCTGGAGTACAAGGACGCCTACGGCGACGACCCCGTCTCCAACCAGAACATCCAGTACTTCCTGGACCGCTTCTACCTCAGCCGCATCTCCATCCGCATGCTGATCAACCAGCACA CCTTGATCTTTGACGGCAGCACCAACCCAGCCCACCCCAAACACATCGGCAGCATCGACCCCAACTGCAGCGTCTCTGAGGTGGTGAAAG ATGCCTACGACATGGCCAAGCTCCTGTGTGACAAGTATTACATGGCCTCACCTGACCTGGAGATCCAGGAGATCAATG catCCAACTCCAAACAGCCAATTCACATGGTCTGTGTCCCCTCCCACCTCTACCACATGCTTTTTGAACTCTTCAAG AATGCCATGCGAGCGACTGTGGAAAGCCATGAATCCAGCCTCACTCTCCCACCTCTCAAGGTCATGGTGGCCTTGGGCGAGGAAGATCTTTCCATCAAA ATGAGTGACCGAGGTGGGGGTGTTCCCTTGAGGAAGATTGAGCGCCTCTTCAGCTACATGTACTCCACGGCCCCCACGCCTCAGCCCGGCACCGGGGGCACCCCACTG GCTGGCTTCGGGTATGGGCTCCCTATTTCCCGCCTGTATGCCAAGTACTTCCAGGGGGACCTGCAGCTCTTCTCCATGGAGGGCTTTGGGACCGACGCTGTCATCTATCTCAAG GCCCTGTCCACGGACTCGGTGGAACGCCTGCCCGTCTACAACAAGTCAGCCTGGCGCCACTACCAGACCATCCAGGAGGCCGGCGATTGGtgtgtgcccagcacagagcccaaGAACACGTCCACGTACCGTGTCAGCTAG
- the PDK2 gene encoding pyruvate dehydrogenase kinase, isozyme 2 isoform X2, whose translation MSEEQNLPFGNGQALSTCSLEEQRYVQSLLDIMEFLDKDPEDHRTLSQFTDALVTIRNRHNDVVPTMAQGVLEYKDAYGDDPVSNQNIQYFLDRFYLSRISIRMLINQHTLIFDGSTNPAHPKHIGSIDPNCSVSEVVKDAYDMAKLLCDKYYMASPDLEIQEINASNSKQPIHMVCVPSHLYHMLFELFKNAMRATVESHESSLTLPPLKVMVALGEEDLSIKMSDRGGGVPLRKIERLFSYMYSTAPTPQPGTGGTPLAGFGYGLPISRLYAKYFQGDLQLFSMEGFGTDAVIYLKALSTDSVERLPVYNKSAWRHYQTIQEAGDWCVPSTEPKNTSTYRVS comes from the exons ATGAGTGAGGAGCAAAACCTCCCCTTTGGAAATGGACAAGCCCTGAGCACCTGCTCTCTGGAGGAGCAGAG GTATGTCCAGAGTCTCCTGGACATCATGGAGTTCCTGGACAAGGACCCTGAGGACCATCGGACCTTGAGCCA GTTCACCGACGCCCTGGTCACCATCCGGAACCGCCACAATGACGTGGTGCCCACCATGGCGCAGGGCGTGCTGGAGTACAAGGACGCCTACGGCGACGACCCCGTCTCCAACCAGAACATCCAGTACTTCCTGGACCGCTTCTACCTCAGCCGCATCTCCATCCGCATGCTGATCAACCAGCACA CCTTGATCTTTGACGGCAGCACCAACCCAGCCCACCCCAAACACATCGGCAGCATCGACCCCAACTGCAGCGTCTCTGAGGTGGTGAAAG ATGCCTACGACATGGCCAAGCTCCTGTGTGACAAGTATTACATGGCCTCACCTGACCTGGAGATCCAGGAGATCAATG catCCAACTCCAAACAGCCAATTCACATGGTCTGTGTCCCCTCCCACCTCTACCACATGCTTTTTGAACTCTTCAAG AATGCCATGCGAGCGACTGTGGAAAGCCATGAATCCAGCCTCACTCTCCCACCTCTCAAGGTCATGGTGGCCTTGGGCGAGGAAGATCTTTCCATCAAA ATGAGTGACCGAGGTGGGGGTGTTCCCTTGAGGAAGATTGAGCGCCTCTTCAGCTACATGTACTCCACGGCCCCCACGCCTCAGCCCGGCACCGGGGGCACCCCACTG GCTGGCTTCGGGTATGGGCTCCCTATTTCCCGCCTGTATGCCAAGTACTTCCAGGGGGACCTGCAGCTCTTCTCCATGGAGGGCTTTGGGACCGACGCTGTCATCTATCTCAAG GCCCTGTCCACGGACTCGGTGGAACGCCTGCCCGTCTACAACAAGTCAGCCTGGCGCCACTACCAGACCATCCAGGAGGCCGGCGATTGGtgtgtgcccagcacagagcccaaGAACACGTCCACGTACCGTGTCAGCTAG
- the PDK2 gene encoding pyruvate dehydrogenase kinase, isozyme 2 isoform X3 → MKEINLLPDRVLSTPSVQLVQSWYVQSLLDIMEFLDKDPEDHRTLSQFTDALVTIRNRHNDVVPTMAQGVLEYKDAYGDDPVSNQNIQYFLDRFYLSRISIRMLINQHTLIFDGSTNPAHPKHIGSIDPNCSVSEVVKDAYDMAKLLCDKYYMASPDLEIQEINASNSKQPIHMVCVPSHLYHMLFELFKNAMRATVESHESSLTLPPLKVMVALGEEDLSIKMSDRGGGVPLRKIERLFSYMYSTAPTPQPGTGGTPLAGFGYGLPISRLYAKYFQGDLQLFSMEGFGTDAVIYLKALSTDSVERLPVYNKSAWRHYQTIQEAGDWCVPSTEPKNTSTYRVS, encoded by the exons GTATGTCCAGAGTCTCCTGGACATCATGGAGTTCCTGGACAAGGACCCTGAGGACCATCGGACCTTGAGCCA GTTCACCGACGCCCTGGTCACCATCCGGAACCGCCACAATGACGTGGTGCCCACCATGGCGCAGGGCGTGCTGGAGTACAAGGACGCCTACGGCGACGACCCCGTCTCCAACCAGAACATCCAGTACTTCCTGGACCGCTTCTACCTCAGCCGCATCTCCATCCGCATGCTGATCAACCAGCACA CCTTGATCTTTGACGGCAGCACCAACCCAGCCCACCCCAAACACATCGGCAGCATCGACCCCAACTGCAGCGTCTCTGAGGTGGTGAAAG ATGCCTACGACATGGCCAAGCTCCTGTGTGACAAGTATTACATGGCCTCACCTGACCTGGAGATCCAGGAGATCAATG catCCAACTCCAAACAGCCAATTCACATGGTCTGTGTCCCCTCCCACCTCTACCACATGCTTTTTGAACTCTTCAAG AATGCCATGCGAGCGACTGTGGAAAGCCATGAATCCAGCCTCACTCTCCCACCTCTCAAGGTCATGGTGGCCTTGGGCGAGGAAGATCTTTCCATCAAA ATGAGTGACCGAGGTGGGGGTGTTCCCTTGAGGAAGATTGAGCGCCTCTTCAGCTACATGTACTCCACGGCCCCCACGCCTCAGCCCGGCACCGGGGGCACCCCACTG GCTGGCTTCGGGTATGGGCTCCCTATTTCCCGCCTGTATGCCAAGTACTTCCAGGGGGACCTGCAGCTCTTCTCCATGGAGGGCTTTGGGACCGACGCTGTCATCTATCTCAAG GCCCTGTCCACGGACTCGGTGGAACGCCTGCCCGTCTACAACAAGTCAGCCTGGCGCCACTACCAGACCATCCAGGAGGCCGGCGATTGGtgtgtgcccagcacagagcccaaGAACACGTCCACGTACCGTGTCAGCTAG
- the PDK2 gene encoding pyruvate dehydrogenase kinase, isozyme 2 isoform X4: MPLARGQSHGEGARICCVTGYVQSLLDIMEFLDKDPEDHRTLSQFTDALVTIRNRHNDVVPTMAQGVLEYKDAYGDDPVSNQNIQYFLDRFYLSRISIRMLINQHTLIFDGSTNPAHPKHIGSIDPNCSVSEVVKDAYDMAKLLCDKYYMASPDLEIQEINASNSKQPIHMVCVPSHLYHMLFELFKNAMRATVESHESSLTLPPLKVMVALGEEDLSIKMSDRGGGVPLRKIERLFSYMYSTAPTPQPGTGGTPLAGFGYGLPISRLYAKYFQGDLQLFSMEGFGTDAVIYLKALSTDSVERLPVYNKSAWRHYQTIQEAGDWCVPSTEPKNTSTYRVS; the protein is encoded by the exons GTATGTCCAGAGTCTCCTGGACATCATGGAGTTCCTGGACAAGGACCCTGAGGACCATCGGACCTTGAGCCA GTTCACCGACGCCCTGGTCACCATCCGGAACCGCCACAATGACGTGGTGCCCACCATGGCGCAGGGCGTGCTGGAGTACAAGGACGCCTACGGCGACGACCCCGTCTCCAACCAGAACATCCAGTACTTCCTGGACCGCTTCTACCTCAGCCGCATCTCCATCCGCATGCTGATCAACCAGCACA CCTTGATCTTTGACGGCAGCACCAACCCAGCCCACCCCAAACACATCGGCAGCATCGACCCCAACTGCAGCGTCTCTGAGGTGGTGAAAG ATGCCTACGACATGGCCAAGCTCCTGTGTGACAAGTATTACATGGCCTCACCTGACCTGGAGATCCAGGAGATCAATG catCCAACTCCAAACAGCCAATTCACATGGTCTGTGTCCCCTCCCACCTCTACCACATGCTTTTTGAACTCTTCAAG AATGCCATGCGAGCGACTGTGGAAAGCCATGAATCCAGCCTCACTCTCCCACCTCTCAAGGTCATGGTGGCCTTGGGCGAGGAAGATCTTTCCATCAAA ATGAGTGACCGAGGTGGGGGTGTTCCCTTGAGGAAGATTGAGCGCCTCTTCAGCTACATGTACTCCACGGCCCCCACGCCTCAGCCCGGCACCGGGGGCACCCCACTG GCTGGCTTCGGGTATGGGCTCCCTATTTCCCGCCTGTATGCCAAGTACTTCCAGGGGGACCTGCAGCTCTTCTCCATGGAGGGCTTTGGGACCGACGCTGTCATCTATCTCAAG GCCCTGTCCACGGACTCGGTGGAACGCCTGCCCGTCTACAACAAGTCAGCCTGGCGCCACTACCAGACCATCCAGGAGGCCGGCGATTGGtgtgtgcccagcacagagcccaaGAACACGTCCACGTACCGTGTCAGCTAG